One window from the genome of Pelodictyon luteolum DSM 273 encodes:
- the rpsA gene encoding 30S ribosomal protein S1: MLETVAVEKTVKEKPARKKIKYFAHYEPAELSQMEQLYTSTLNEITEDEIVKGRIVSISNKDVTIDVGFKSEGIVSLLEFRDDDEIKVGDDVEVYLENIEDKMGQLILSKKKADVLRIWDKIYDSIENDTIINGKIINRVKGGMTVSLSGVEAFLPGSQIDVKPVRDFDALVGQTMDFRVVKINPVTQNIVVSHKVILEEEYAARREEMLANIKVGMVLEGTVKNITDFGIFVDLGGLDGLVHITDITWGRINHPSEVVELDQPIKVVVVGFDENTKRVSLGMKQLEAHPWENIELKYPVGSKAQGRVVSITDYGAFVEIEKGIEGLVHISEMSWTQHIKHPGQFVTLGQEVECVILNIDKDHTKLSLSMKRVNEDPWIALSEKYTEGSLHNGTVSNITDFGVFVELEAGVDGLVHISDLSWTKKIRHPSELVKKNQELNVKVLKFDVHARRIALGHKQINPDPWGGFEQQYAVGAETPGQVSQIIEKGVIVILPGDVDGFVPVTHLLQGGVKDIHTSFKAGDELPLRVIEFDKENKRIILSALEYFKDKSKEEIESYLQAHPNEKKEIEDATAELEPQPKADRKGDRQ; the protein is encoded by the coding sequence ATGTTAGAAACAGTAGCAGTCGAAAAAACGGTCAAGGAAAAACCCGCGAGAAAGAAAATCAAGTATTTTGCTCACTACGAGCCCGCAGAGCTTTCCCAGATGGAGCAGCTGTACACCAGCACGCTCAATGAAATCACCGAAGACGAGATCGTAAAGGGACGCATCGTCTCGATCTCCAACAAGGACGTCACCATCGACGTCGGATTCAAGTCGGAAGGCATCGTCTCCCTGCTCGAGTTCCGCGATGACGACGAGATCAAGGTCGGCGATGATGTCGAGGTCTACCTCGAGAACATCGAGGACAAGATGGGCCAGCTCATCCTCTCCAAGAAGAAAGCCGACGTCCTTCGTATCTGGGACAAGATCTATGATTCAATCGAGAACGACACGATCATCAACGGCAAGATCATCAACCGCGTCAAAGGCGGCATGACGGTTTCGCTTTCCGGCGTGGAGGCCTTCCTTCCCGGCTCGCAGATCGATGTCAAGCCTGTCCGCGATTTCGACGCTCTTGTCGGCCAGACCATGGACTTCAGGGTCGTCAAGATCAACCCCGTCACCCAGAATATCGTCGTCAGCCACAAGGTCATCCTTGAGGAGGAGTACGCTGCACGCCGCGAGGAAATGCTTGCCAACATCAAGGTCGGCATGGTGCTCGAGGGCACGGTCAAGAACATCACCGATTTCGGTATCTTCGTCGACCTCGGCGGTCTCGACGGTCTCGTCCATATCACCGACATCACCTGGGGCCGCATCAACCATCCGTCCGAGGTTGTTGAGCTCGATCAGCCGATCAAGGTCGTTGTCGTCGGTTTCGACGAGAACACCAAGCGTGTCTCCCTCGGCATGAAGCAGCTTGAGGCGCATCCCTGGGAAAACATCGAACTCAAATACCCTGTGGGCTCCAAAGCTCAGGGCCGCGTTGTCTCCATCACCGATTACGGCGCTTTCGTCGAGATCGAGAAGGGCATCGAAGGCCTCGTCCATATCTCCGAAATGAGCTGGACGCAGCATATCAAGCATCCGGGTCAGTTCGTCACCCTCGGTCAGGAAGTCGAGTGCGTGATTCTGAACATCGACAAGGATCACACCAAGCTCTCGCTCTCCATGAAGCGGGTCAACGAGGACCCCTGGATCGCTCTCAGCGAGAAGTACACTGAAGGGTCGCTTCACAATGGCACCGTCAGCAACATCACCGACTTCGGCGTCTTCGTCGAGCTCGAGGCAGGTGTCGACGGTCTGGTGCACATTTCCGACCTGTCATGGACAAAGAAGATCCGCCACCCGAGCGAACTGGTGAAGAAGAACCAGGAGCTCAATGTCAAGGTGCTGAAGTTCGACGTGCACGCACGCCGCATCGCCCTCGGCCACAAGCAGATCAACCCCGATCCGTGGGGCGGCTTCGAGCAGCAGTACGCTGTCGGCGCTGAAACCCCGGGCCAGGTCTCCCAGATCATCGAGAAGGGCGTCATTGTGATCCTTCCCGGCGATGTCGATGGCTTCGTTCCGGTGACCCATCTGCTCCAGGGCGGCGTGAAGGATATCCACACCTCCTTCAAGGCAGGCGATGAGCTTCCGCTCCGCGTCATTGAGTTCGACAAGGAGAACAAGCGCATCATCCTCTCCGCGCTTGAGTACTTCAAGGACAAGAGCAAGGAGGAGATCGAGTCGTACCTCCAGGCTCATCCGAACGAGAAGAAGGAGATCGAGGACGCCACCGCCGAGCTGGAACCCCAGCCGAAGGCGGACAGGAAAGGCGACAGGCAGTAA
- the cmk gene encoding (d)CMP kinase gives MQENGEISTQKIIIAIDGPAASGKSTTARKVAGKLGYTYIDTGAMYRSVALKVIENGLLDTLKQAPEQVAGILEGISIAFDGDRVLLEGRDVSREIRDNRVSREVSFISSLKPVRDSLLVMQQALGRGRGVVMDGRDIGTVVFPEAELKIFLVADARQRAMRRLLELQAKSPDGTGLPDLETLEREIMERDRADAERELAPLRKHPDAVKIDTSRLSIDEQVEMVYGMAVEKERENRS, from the coding sequence ATGCAGGAGAACGGCGAAATCAGTACCCAGAAGATCATCATAGCCATTGACGGACCGGCCGCTTCGGGCAAGAGCACGACAGCGCGGAAGGTTGCAGGAAAGCTTGGCTACACCTACATAGATACCGGTGCGATGTACCGTTCGGTGGCCTTGAAGGTGATCGAAAACGGACTGCTCGACACCCTGAAACAGGCACCCGAACAGGTGGCCGGCATCCTTGAGGGAATCTCCATTGCGTTTGATGGCGACCGGGTCCTGCTTGAGGGGCGCGACGTCAGCCGTGAAATCCGCGACAACAGGGTGAGCCGTGAGGTGAGCTTCATCAGCTCCCTTAAGCCGGTCCGCGACAGCCTCCTCGTCATGCAGCAGGCGCTTGGCCGCGGCCGCGGGGTTGTGATGGACGGCCGCGATATCGGAACCGTTGTGTTCCCGGAAGCCGAACTGAAGATATTTCTTGTCGCCGATGCCCGCCAGCGGGCCATGAGGCGGCTGCTTGAACTCCAGGCGAAGTCCCCCGACGGGACCGGCCTGCCGGACCTCGAGACCCTCGAGCGGGAGATTATGGAACGCGACCGTGCTGATGCCGAGCGGGAGCTCGCTCCCCTCCGGAAGCATCCCGATGCCGTAAAGATCGATACTTCGAGGCTCTCAATCGATGAGCAGGTCGAGATGGTATATGGAATGGCTGTAGAGAAAGAACGGGAAAACCGCTCTTAG
- the ychF gene encoding redox-regulated ATPase YchF, with translation MALRCGIVGLPNVGKSTLFNAITAKQAEAANYPFCTIEPNVGTVLVPDPRMQAIADVVKTPTLVPTTLEIVDIAGLVKGASKGEGLGNQFLSHIREVDAIVHVVRCFDDPDIIHVEGKIDPLDDINTIDTELMLADLEGMEKKMEKLRKNARKEKELLQQVELGEKIIKGLSDGIPARRLIDTPEEAEAAKQFFLLTSKPLLYAANVGENDLPDGNGYTKQVEAIAAESGSKMLIICAKTEAEIAELPEEERPEFLESLGLEMSGLDRLIQTAHDLLGLQVYFTAGVKEVHAWTIRKGAAAPEAAGAIHSDFEKGFIRAEVMSWRDLVELGSEQKVKEAGKLRSEGRDYIVKDGDVIVFRFNV, from the coding sequence ATGGCACTTCGCTGCGGCATCGTCGGCCTCCCCAACGTCGGCAAATCAACCCTCTTCAACGCCATCACCGCAAAGCAGGCGGAAGCGGCCAACTACCCGTTCTGCACCATTGAACCCAATGTCGGCACCGTACTCGTGCCCGACCCCAGGATGCAGGCGATTGCCGACGTTGTCAAGACACCCACTCTGGTACCGACCACCCTTGAAATCGTCGACATCGCCGGCCTCGTCAAAGGTGCGAGCAAAGGCGAAGGGCTCGGAAACCAGTTCCTCTCGCACATCCGCGAGGTCGACGCCATCGTCCACGTAGTCCGCTGCTTCGACGACCCCGACATCATCCATGTCGAAGGAAAGATCGACCCCCTGGACGACATCAACACCATAGATACCGAACTCATGCTCGCCGACCTTGAGGGCATGGAGAAGAAGATGGAGAAGCTCCGCAAGAACGCCCGCAAGGAAAAAGAGCTCCTGCAGCAGGTCGAGCTCGGAGAGAAAATCATCAAGGGCCTTTCCGACGGCATCCCCGCCCGCAGGCTCATTGATACCCCCGAAGAGGCCGAGGCGGCAAAACAGTTCTTCCTCCTCACCTCAAAGCCGCTCCTCTATGCGGCAAACGTCGGCGAAAACGATCTGCCGGACGGCAACGGGTATACGAAACAAGTTGAAGCCATAGCGGCCGAATCCGGTTCGAAGATGCTCATCATCTGCGCGAAAACCGAAGCCGAGATCGCTGAACTTCCCGAGGAGGAGCGCCCAGAGTTCCTCGAGAGCCTCGGCCTCGAGATGTCGGGCCTCGACCGCCTGATCCAGACCGCCCACGACCTGCTCGGTCTGCAGGTATACTTCACGGCCGGAGTCAAGGAGGTCCATGCCTGGACCATCCGCAAGGGTGCCGCCGCACCTGAAGCCGCAGGAGCGATCCACAGCGACTTCGAGAAAGGGTTCATCCGTGCGGAGGTGATGTCGTGGCGCGACCTTGTCGAACTCGGCTCCGAACAGAAAGTCAAAGAGGCCGGCAAGCTCCGCAGCGAGGGCCGCGACTATATCGTCAAGGATGGAGACGTGATCGTCTTCCGCTTCAACGTTTAA
- the murI gene encoding glutamate racemase — translation MHRNPGPESPIGIFDSGVGGLTVVKAVRHALPGERILYFGDTARVPYGPKSQVTIRRYAEDDTQALLRHQPKMIIVACNTVSALALDVVEHAADPLPVLGVLEAGATLAVEVTKNRRIGVIGTQATVCSNAYAYAINRLDPQIEVFSRACPLFVPLAEEGMVNDEATRLIARQYLLPLVGEGIDTLVLGCTHYPILRRVIEETVGPAVRIIDSAEAVATRTETMLMKAGMLASRTEPPVPHLMVSDLPQKFGSLYRLFMDSEMPDVELVEV, via the coding sequence ATGCACCGCAATCCCGGCCCCGAGAGCCCCATCGGCATCTTCGACTCCGGCGTCGGAGGCCTGACCGTTGTCAAAGCCGTCCGCCATGCCCTGCCGGGTGAGCGCATCCTCTACTTTGGCGATACCGCGCGGGTCCCCTACGGGCCGAAGTCACAGGTCACCATCCGACGCTATGCAGAGGACGACACCCAGGCCCTGCTCCGCCACCAGCCGAAAATGATCATCGTCGCATGCAACACCGTCTCGGCGCTAGCCCTTGACGTGGTCGAGCATGCCGCCGATCCGCTGCCGGTGCTGGGTGTGCTCGAAGCCGGGGCCACCCTTGCCGTTGAGGTCACAAAAAACCGCCGCATCGGCGTCATCGGCACCCAGGCGACCGTCTGCTCGAACGCTTACGCCTATGCCATCAACCGCCTCGACCCCCAGATCGAGGTTTTTTCCCGGGCCTGCCCGCTGTTTGTGCCCCTCGCCGAGGAGGGCATGGTGAATGATGAAGCCACCCGGCTCATAGCCCGCCAGTACCTCCTGCCGCTCGTCGGCGAAGGCATCGACACCCTGGTGCTCGGCTGCACCCACTACCCGATCCTGCGCCGGGTCATCGAAGAGACGGTCGGCCCCGCCGTCCGTATCATCGACTCGGCTGAAGCAGTCGCCACGAGGACCGAAACCATGCTCATGAAGGCCGGCATGCTGGCATCCCGCACCGAGCCCCCCGTACCGCACCTGATGGTCAGCGACCTTCCGCAGAAGTTCGGGAGCCTCTACCGCCTCTTCATGGACTCCGAGATGCCGGACGTGGAGCTGGTGGAGGTCTGA
- a CDS encoding 4-hydroxy-3-methylbut-2-enyl diphosphate reductase, with translation MKVNLDRNSSGFCIGVQGTIHVAEEKLRAEIGLYSLGDVVHNEVEVKRLESLGLVTIDDQAFRELRDAPVLIRAHGEPPSTYETARANNLEVTDTTCPVVAKLQRTARQLHLLGYQVIIYGKPVHPEVIGINGHAANSAVIIKHADLSDPAETAPLDLSRKTALISQTTMDVPGFYQLKENLETLFRNAGNPQEGPWTEVRDIDITLGLTGMQPTAPHVYKDTICRQVSSRNSKLHDFALSNDCIIFVAGKKSSNGQVLYNICRDANPRSYFIEDTGDLDEGWLKEANGSPVGSVGICGATSTPMWLLEKVARHIESLER, from the coding sequence GTGAAAGTAAACCTCGACAGAAACTCCTCCGGCTTCTGCATCGGCGTGCAGGGAACCATCCATGTCGCTGAAGAAAAGCTCCGGGCCGAAATCGGCCTCTACTCCCTCGGCGACGTAGTCCACAACGAAGTGGAGGTAAAACGCCTCGAAAGCCTCGGGCTCGTGACCATCGATGACCAGGCATTCCGGGAGCTCAGAGACGCACCGGTCCTCATCCGTGCGCACGGCGAGCCCCCCTCGACCTACGAAACAGCCAGAGCAAACAACCTTGAAGTCACCGACACCACATGCCCCGTCGTTGCCAAGCTGCAGCGTACGGCGCGCCAGCTCCATCTGCTCGGCTACCAGGTCATCATCTACGGCAAGCCTGTCCATCCGGAAGTGATCGGCATCAACGGCCACGCCGCCAACAGCGCTGTCATCATCAAGCATGCCGACCTCTCGGACCCTGCTGAAACGGCACCGCTCGACCTCTCAAGGAAAACGGCGCTCATCTCGCAGACCACCATGGATGTCCCCGGGTTCTACCAGCTCAAGGAGAACCTCGAAACCCTGTTCCGCAATGCAGGAAACCCTCAGGAAGGGCCCTGGACCGAGGTGCGCGACATCGACATCACGCTCGGCCTCACCGGCATGCAGCCGACGGCACCCCATGTCTACAAGGACACCATCTGCCGCCAGGTCTCAAGCCGCAACAGCAAACTGCACGACTTCGCTCTTTCGAACGACTGCATCATCTTCGTTGCCGGAAAGAAAAGCTCCAACGGCCAGGTACTCTACAACATATGCCGCGACGCCAACCCCCGCAGTTATTTCATTGAAGATACCGGGGACCTCGACGAAGGCTGGCTGAAAGAAGCAAACGGCTCCCCGGTCGGAAGCGTCGGAATCTGCGGAGCCACGTCCACCCCTATGTGGCTCCTGGAAAAAGTTGCCCGTCACATTGAATCACTGGAGCGATGA
- a CDS encoding FAD-dependent oxidoreductase translates to MNTISLIINGLPATAAPGTTILAAAADAGVTIPTLCHSERLESTGSCWMCIVELKGRNRFVPACSTAATDGMEIETENADLDKMRRESLQRILAQHTGDCQGPCETSCPAGCNIPGFIDAIAGGNDRLAIEIIKDSIPLPGMLGRICPAPCEEECRRNGVDEPVSICALKRHAADLDTASTERFIPPPAPETGKKIAIIGSGPAGLSAAYYLRRMGHRVTLFEAEPQPGGMMRQAIPRFRLPESVINSDIAPLEAMGVEFRCGTTFGRDVTIDELRKDYDALLLAVGAQLSARLGIPGEDSPGVICGISFLKKAALGEKLEIGRKVLVAGGGNTAIDAARTALCLGAESVEIIYRRSTEDMSANRPEIREALGEGVRITPYTAPLSIESSDGRLVLTALRMEAGAPDESGRRRPVPIEGSDFTITADTLITAIGQEIDPEVSRAAGLYPSHGLRMPVERGTLQSREGWIFAAGDCVTGADIAVKAVAAGKTAALSIERFLAGKEPSSPVRPFNSSYGLRHEAPDALRANASAESRIPMQEIGHEMRTRGFEEIAKGYSPDEARREALRCMQCRCSDVDACRLRQLATLYRPDTPPVETLHGGFSRQELGGIRVEREKCVDCGICIRTLQEEGSSRMEVIARNCPTGALSVAEHG, encoded by the coding sequence ATGAACACCATATCCCTCATCATCAACGGCCTACCGGCAACGGCCGCACCCGGCACCACCATCCTTGCCGCAGCGGCCGACGCCGGCGTGACTATCCCGACCCTCTGCCACAGCGAACGACTGGAATCCACCGGATCCTGCTGGATGTGCATCGTGGAGCTGAAAGGCCGGAACCGCTTTGTGCCTGCCTGCAGCACCGCCGCGACGGATGGCATGGAGATCGAGACCGAAAACGCGGACCTCGACAAGATGCGGCGGGAGAGCCTCCAGCGCATCCTCGCCCAGCATACCGGCGACTGCCAGGGCCCATGCGAAACGTCCTGCCCTGCAGGCTGCAACATTCCGGGGTTCATCGACGCCATCGCCGGCGGCAACGACCGCCTGGCAATTGAAATCATCAAGGACTCCATCCCTCTTCCCGGCATGCTCGGAAGAATCTGCCCCGCGCCCTGCGAGGAAGAGTGCCGCCGGAACGGAGTAGACGAACCGGTCTCCATCTGTGCCCTCAAACGCCATGCCGCCGACCTCGACACAGCTTCGACGGAACGCTTCATTCCCCCGCCCGCCCCGGAAACAGGCAAAAAGATCGCCATCATCGGTTCCGGCCCTGCCGGCCTCAGCGCCGCCTACTACCTCCGGAGGATGGGCCACCGGGTCACCCTCTTCGAAGCCGAACCGCAGCCCGGCGGCATGATGCGCCAGGCCATCCCCCGCTTCCGGCTTCCCGAATCGGTCATCAACTCCGACATCGCCCCGCTCGAAGCCATGGGCGTGGAGTTCCGCTGCGGCACCACATTCGGAAGGGATGTCACTATTGACGAACTCAGAAAGGACTACGACGCCCTGCTCCTTGCCGTCGGAGCGCAGCTGTCCGCCCGGCTCGGCATCCCCGGTGAAGATTCCCCGGGGGTCATCTGCGGCATCAGTTTCCTGAAAAAAGCCGCTCTCGGCGAAAAGCTGGAGATCGGCAGAAAGGTGCTTGTCGCCGGAGGCGGCAACACGGCCATCGACGCAGCACGGACCGCCCTCTGCCTCGGCGCAGAGTCGGTGGAGATCATCTACCGCCGCTCGACTGAAGACATGTCGGCCAACCGCCCTGAAATCCGGGAAGCGCTTGGCGAAGGAGTGAGGATCACCCCGTACACCGCGCCACTCTCTATCGAGTCATCCGACGGCCGGCTGGTTCTCACCGCCCTCAGAATGGAAGCCGGAGCCCCGGACGAAAGCGGCCGGCGGAGACCTGTGCCGATCGAAGGCTCAGACTTCACCATCACGGCCGATACCCTCATCACGGCCATCGGACAGGAGATAGACCCGGAGGTTTCAAGAGCAGCCGGACTGTATCCCAGTCACGGCCTCCGCATGCCCGTCGAGCGCGGAACGCTTCAGTCCAGAGAAGGGTGGATATTCGCTGCCGGTGACTGCGTGACGGGAGCCGACATTGCCGTGAAAGCCGTGGCGGCGGGAAAAACAGCAGCCCTCTCAATTGAGAGGTTCCTTGCCGGCAAGGAGCCCTCATCCCCCGTGCGTCCGTTCAACTCCTCCTACGGCTTGCGCCATGAAGCGCCCGATGCACTCAGGGCAAATGCATCGGCTGAAAGCAGAATCCCCATGCAGGAAATCGGACACGAGATGAGAACCAGGGGGTTTGAAGAGATCGCAAAGGGTTACAGCCCGGATGAAGCCCGCAGAGAGGCCCTGCGATGCATGCAGTGCCGCTGCAGCGACGTTGATGCCTGCCGCCTGCGCCAGCTCGCAACCCTCTACCGGCCGGACACACCGCCCGTCGAAACGCTCCACGGCGGATTCAGCCGCCAGGAGCTTGGTGGAATACGGGTTGAACGGGAGAAATGCGTCGACTGCGGCATATGCATCCGCACGCTGCAGGAGGAGGGAAGCAGCAGAATGGAGGTCATTGCGAGGAACTGCCCCACCGGTGCGCTCTCAGTGGCCGAACATGGCTGA
- the lpxB gene encoding lipid-A-disaccharide synthase, translating to MPKKLFVLAGEVSGDLHASGPVARLLEMAPRTEVFGVGGDRLRAQGARLLYDTRQMSIMGFVDVLLHARFLRRAIRDIKAAIVREKPDVALLVDYPGMNLMLAKFLHEQAIPVVYYISPQVWAWKERRVEAIRQYVDRLLVIFRFEVDFFKLHGVKAEFVGSPVVEELQEVQREPKEAFMRRHAIEPGTQLVGLLPGSRRQELAHIFPSMAGAAAMLAETGNVVFLLGRAPQLEVHQFEALRHHPGVRVVECSAYEVMQQSDLGLVTSGTATLESLCFGMPMVVIYRTGWLNYTIGRHLVKLTSISLANIVAKGLGATEQAVPELIQGAASAEGIFREATRLLDDPRALAAMREELLLARSGLASLSPSKNVADVLAGYLMQ from the coding sequence ATGCCAAAGAAGCTTTTTGTCCTTGCCGGCGAAGTATCCGGCGACCTGCATGCATCGGGTCCGGTGGCGAGGCTGCTTGAGATGGCCCCCCGGACGGAGGTGTTCGGCGTGGGAGGCGACAGGCTGAGGGCACAGGGCGCCCGTCTGCTCTACGATACCCGGCAGATGAGCATCATGGGCTTTGTCGACGTGCTCCTGCACGCGCGATTCCTCCGCCGGGCAATCCGTGATATCAAGGCGGCCATCGTCCGTGAAAAACCCGACGTGGCGCTGCTTGTCGACTATCCGGGCATGAACCTCATGCTTGCAAAGTTCCTGCATGAACAGGCAATACCTGTGGTCTACTACATCTCCCCCCAGGTCTGGGCCTGGAAGGAGCGCAGGGTGGAGGCGATACGGCAGTATGTCGACCGCCTGCTCGTCATATTCCGCTTCGAAGTCGACTTCTTCAAACTCCACGGCGTGAAGGCCGAGTTCGTCGGCAGCCCGGTGGTGGAGGAGCTGCAGGAGGTGCAGCGTGAGCCGAAGGAGGCATTCATGCGCCGCCACGCCATAGAGCCAGGCACTCAGCTTGTCGGCCTCCTGCCCGGCAGCCGCCGCCAGGAGCTTGCCCACATTTTTCCCTCGATGGCCGGCGCGGCAGCAATGCTGGCTGAGACAGGTAACGTGGTTTTTTTGCTCGGCCGGGCGCCGCAGCTCGAAGTGCATCAGTTCGAGGCGCTCCGGCACCATCCGGGGGTACGGGTCGTGGAGTGCAGCGCCTATGAAGTGATGCAGCAGAGCGACCTTGGCCTTGTGACTTCCGGGACGGCGACCCTCGAGTCGCTCTGCTTCGGCATGCCGATGGTCGTCATCTACCGGACCGGCTGGCTGAACTACACGATCGGCCGCCATCTGGTGAAATTGACGAGCATTTCGCTGGCCAACATCGTCGCAAAGGGACTCGGCGCCACCGAGCAGGCGGTTCCCGAACTGATCCAGGGTGCTGCGTCGGCTGAGGGCATATTCCGCGAGGCGACGCGCCTGCTCGATGACCCCCGGGCGCTTGCGGCCATGCGTGAAGAGCTGCTCCTGGCCCGTTCCGGACTTGCCAGCCTGTCGCCTTCGAAGAACGTAGCCGACGTGCTCGCCGGTTATCTAATGCAATGA
- a CDS encoding phosphoglucomutase/phosphomannomutase family protein: protein MQVKFGTDGWRAIIAKDYTFDNLKLAALASARYFLNHPLKAKGVCIGYDTRFMSKEFARYTAEVFSSQGLRVFLADSFASTPAVSLYTKAKQLAGGIVITASHNPAIYNGFKVKASYGGPASPEVISEIESYLPQVDPAADIKADPKLIEPVDMKGFYVNYLEAHIDLKLIRQSRIKIAHNAMYGAGQDIITRLFDESMVNCYHCSQNPGFGGINPEPIPPYIEEFVEFFREVETDVAIINDGDADRIGMLDEKGEFVDSHKLFAIILKDLVEEKHQHGEVAKTFALTDVIDRICKKHGLMMHELPVGFKYVSTLMATRDILIGGEESGGIGITAFLPERDGIYIGLLILEMMARKEKTLSQLVQELYDEYGFFAYRRLDLHVSDVKKQAIIDKAAAGDLPSIAGYPVVKFSDLDGYKYHFEGGWMLIRPSGTEPILRIYCEADSSEKVEKVLAFASKLA from the coding sequence ATGCAAGTCAAATTCGGCACTGACGGATGGAGAGCGATCATTGCAAAAGACTATACTTTCGACAACCTTAAACTCGCAGCACTCGCCAGCGCACGGTATTTCCTGAACCACCCGCTGAAGGCAAAAGGGGTCTGCATCGGCTACGACACCCGCTTCATGTCGAAGGAGTTTGCCCGCTACACCGCCGAGGTGTTCTCCTCACAGGGTCTCAGGGTGTTTCTTGCCGACAGCTTCGCTTCAACGCCGGCCGTCTCGCTCTACACCAAGGCCAAGCAGCTTGCCGGCGGCATCGTCATCACCGCATCGCACAACCCCGCCATATACAACGGATTCAAGGTCAAGGCCTCCTACGGCGGCCCGGCCAGCCCTGAAGTGATTTCGGAAATCGAGTCCTATCTGCCGCAGGTTGATCCTGCTGCGGACATCAAGGCGGACCCGAAGCTGATCGAACCGGTCGACATGAAAGGATTCTATGTCAACTACCTCGAAGCCCACATCGACCTCAAGCTGATCCGGCAGTCACGCATCAAGATCGCCCACAACGCCATGTACGGCGCAGGACAGGACATCATCACCCGCCTTTTCGACGAGTCAATGGTGAACTGCTACCACTGCAGCCAGAACCCCGGCTTCGGCGGCATCAACCCTGAACCGATCCCCCCCTACATCGAAGAGTTCGTTGAATTCTTCCGCGAGGTGGAGACCGATGTAGCCATCATCAACGACGGCGACGCCGACCGCATCGGCATGCTCGACGAAAAAGGCGAGTTCGTCGACTCCCACAAGCTCTTTGCCATCATCCTGAAAGACCTTGTCGAAGAGAAGCACCAGCATGGCGAAGTGGCAAAGACCTTTGCGTTGACGGACGTCATCGACAGGATCTGCAAGAAACACGGCCTCATGATGCATGAGCTGCCGGTCGGGTTCAAGTACGTCAGCACCCTCATGGCGACCCGCGACATCCTCATCGGCGGCGAAGAGTCCGGAGGCATCGGCATCACGGCCTTCCTTCCCGAGCGCGACGGCATCTATATCGGCCTGCTCATCCTCGAAATGATGGCCCGCAAGGAAAAGACCCTCTCACAGCTTGTACAGGAGCTCTACGACGAGTACGGCTTCTTTGCATACCGCCGGCTCGATCTCCATGTCAGCGATGTGAAGAAACAGGCCATCATCGACAAGGCGGCAGCGGGCGACCTTCCATCGATTGCCGGCTACCCCGTCGTGAAGTTCAGCGATCTGGACGGCTACAAATACCATTTCGAAGGAGGATGGATGCTCATCCGCCCCTCAGGCACGGAACCGATCCTCAGGATCTACTGCGAAGCTGACTCCTCTGAAAAGGTGGAAAAGGTGCTCGCTTTCGCTTCAAAACTCGCCTGA
- a CDS encoding RNA polymerase sigma factor, with protein MTPREEQLRDIVEEHQEMVLNTCYRFVFNREDAEDIAQDVFIEVHRSLDRFREDSKLSTWIYRIAVTKSLDHLRRLKRKKRFSSLKRMIGAEDPAINIAAPSRDNPEEALEDKERIQVLQVALESLPDSQKTAFLLSKQDGYSNQEIADIMETSVSAVESLVHRAKKKLQELLEDYYRRH; from the coding sequence ATGACACCGAGGGAAGAACAGTTAAGGGACATCGTAGAAGAGCACCAGGAGATGGTGCTCAATACCTGTTACCGTTTCGTCTTCAACCGCGAGGACGCCGAAGACATCGCCCAGGACGTCTTTATAGAAGTACACCGTTCGCTGGACCGGTTCAGGGAGGATTCGAAGCTCTCCACCTGGATCTACCGCATTGCCGTAACGAAGTCCCTCGACCACCTCCGCCGGCTGAAACGTAAAAAACGGTTCAGTTCGCTGAAGCGGATGATCGGAGCGGAAGACCCGGCAATCAACATCGCGGCTCCTTCGAGGGACAACCCCGAAGAGGCGCTTGAGGACAAGGAACGAATACAGGTGCTGCAAGTGGCGCTGGAGTCGCTGCCCGACAGCCAGAAAACCGCGTTCCTGCTCAGCAAGCAGGACGGCTACAGCAACCAGGAGATCGCCGACATCATGGAAACGTCGGTCTCTGCGGTGGAGTCCCTGGTACACCGGGCGAAGAAAAAGCTGCAGGAGCTGCTCGAGGACTATTACCGGCGCCACTGA